The DNA window GCGATTGGCCTGGCGCAGCGCCAGCTCGGGGTCGATTCCCAGGTGTCGGGACAGGTTGGCCACCGCAAATAACAGATCGCCCACTTCAGCCGTCAGGGCCTCACGATCGACGGTCGCGGCGCGGGTTTCCGCCAGCACTTCCTCGATTTCCTCGTGCACCTTGGCCACCACGGGATCAAGATCAGGCCAATCAAAGCCCACCCTGGCGACCCGCTTCTGGATTTTCAACGCCCGGCTCAGGGACGGCAGGCTCAGGGGCACATCATCGAGCACCGAATGCTTGTCCTTGGCCCTGCGCTCTGTGGCCTTGATGGCTTCCCAGTTGTCCTTGACCTGCTCACTGCTGCTTACGGCCAGCTCGCCAAACACATGCGGGTGGCGCGAGGTGAGCTTGGCGCAAATGCGCTTCACCACTTCGCCAAAATCAAACAGCCCCTGCTCCTTGCCAAGCTGGCAGTAAAACACCACCTGGAACAGCAGATCCCCCAGCTCATCGGGCAGTTCCTGCAAATCCATGCGCTCTATGGTGTCCGCCACCTCATAGGCTTCCTCCAGGGTAAAGGGCACTATGGTGGCAAAACTCTGGGCCTTGTCCCAGGGGCAGCCGGTGTCTGGGTCCCGCAGTTTCTGCATGATATCCAGCAGGGGTTGGATATCGCTATGGATGGATTGGGTCATTGATTACATTCCTTAACGCGGCGCTGACGTCATAAAGGGTGACATCTTAAAGTCGCGCCATAAAAAAAGAGGCTGCCGGGCAGCCTCTTGACGCTATCGAGCTACAGTCTTCTGGCTTCTATCACGCCATCCACCTGGCCGAGCTTGGACAACACCCTTGAGAGGCCATCGACGTTATACAGCTCCAGCTCCAGCTCTATGGCGGCGGTCTGGGTCTTGATATCGGACGAGGAACTCATGGCAAGCACGTTGGACTTTTCCGCCGCCAGCACGGAGGTGAGATCCCTCAGCAACCCGGTTCTGTCATTGGCCAGCACCCGCAAACGGATCTTGTAACCACCGGAGTAGTTCTCGCCCCAAACCACATCCACGCTGCGCTCCGGATGGGCGCGCATCAGTTCCTTGACCTGCTCACAGTCGGCCCTGTGCACAGAAATACCGCGACCCTTGGTGATAAAGCCAAAGATCTCATCGCCGGGCACAGGACGGCAACATTGGGCTATATGGCTCAGCAGGTTGCCAACGCCGTTAACCTCAATCTGATCCCGGCTCTTGGTGATGGGTTTCAGCTGGCCCTTCTTGACCAGATCTTCCACCGCCTCTTCATCGGAGATCTCGTGTACCCGCATCCGGCTCTGGACGTGGTTAACCACCTGATTAAGGCGCACATCGCCGCCACCTATGGCCGCCAGCAGGTCGTCCATATTGGTCATGTTGAAGCGCTCGATGGCACTGCCGACATCTTTCAGGGTCAGGCCAACGCGGCCCAGCTCGCTCTCCAGCATTTCGCGGCCGGCGGCCAGGTTCTTATCCCTGTCCTGTTGCTTGAACCAGTGCTGAATTTTGCTCCTGGCACGGGAGGTCTTGATGTAGCCCAGGTTGGGATTGAGCCAATCGCGCTTGGGATTGGGGTGCTTGGAGGTGATGATTTCAATCCGCTCCCCCGTCTCCACCTGATAGGTAAAGGGCACAATGCGGCCATCCACCTTGGCGCCAATGCACTTGTGGCCCACCTGGGAGTGAATGTAATAGGCGAAATCGAGCACGGTTGACCCTGCGGGCAAGTCCACCACTTCGCCGGACGGGGTAAAGACATAGACCCTGTCCTCGAACACCTGACTGCGGATTTCCTCCACCAGGTTGCCGCTCTCGACCACGTCTTCCTGCCATTGCAGAATTTTGCGCAGCCAGTTGATTTTCTCTTCGTAGCCGCTTTGCTTGCCGGCGTGGCCTTCCTTGTATTTCCAGTGGGCGGCGACCCCGAGTTCGGCATCCTGATGCATGGCCTCGGTGCGAATTTGAATTTCCACCGTTTTGCCTTCGGGCCCCACCACCACAGTGTGGATGGACTGGTAACCGTTGGGCTTGGGGTTGGCGACATAGTCGTCAAATTCCCGCGGAATATGATGATACAGGGTGTGCACCACACCGAGGGCGCCATAGCAGTCCTGCAAACGATCTGTGACTATGCGCACCGCGCGCACGTCAAACAGCTCATCGAATTTGAGGTGCTTGCCCTTCATCTTGCGCCAGATGGAATAGATGTGTTTGGGCCGGCCATAGACCTTGGCGCGAATATGCTCCTCGTCCAGCTTGGCCTGCAAATCGCTGACAAAGCGATCGATAAAGGTTTCCCGATCAATGCGCTTGCCATCGAGCTGCTTGGCAATCTCCATGTAGGTCTCGGGATGCAAATAGCGGAACGAAATATCTTCCAGCTCCCACTTGAGCTGACCTATGCCTAGGCGGTTGGCCAGCGGGGCGTAAATGTCGGCGATTTCCCGCGCCAGCAGCACCCGGGTTTCCTCGTCGGCATTTTTCACCGCCCGCAGCAAACATACCCGCTCGGCCAGTTTAATCACCACGGCGCGCACATCTTCCACCATGGCCAGCAACATCTTGCGGATATTGTCTATCTGGGATTCGTTGTCGCGCCCCAGATTATTGAGTTTCAGGGTACTGATGGCGTTCATGGTGACCACACTGGCCACCAGCTTGCCCAAACGTTCACCGAATTGCTCACACAGCTTGTCGTGTTTGAGCAGCCCCGCCTCCTGCACGGTAAAGAGCACAGCTGCCTGCAGCGTCTCTATATCCATATTCAGTGGCGCCAATATCTCTATCATTTCGCGGGCACGGGCCAGCAGCGCCTGGTGGGCAACCTTGTCCTTGACCGGCAGGGCTTCCACTGTGCGCAGCAGCTCCAGCAGCATGGCCGCTTCAGCCGGTTCTTCGACGTAGCGGGCTACCCACTGGTCGAGGTGAAAATCGGGATCGTTGAAGTGCGCTTCGCGAACTGACACCATCTGTTGCGGATTCCTTATCCCTTGCTGAGGTTAAACACCCTATCTTCAGGATTGCCACGCGCTTGTCAAACGCTGGCGTCCCGTTTGCACATTAAATTTGCTTTATGGCGCTATTTAGCCAATTCAAACAAGGCCATGGCCTCGCTGTGATGGGTCTGGGGGAACATGTCCACCAGACCCAGGCGAGTGAGTTTGTAACCCGCATCCAGCAACAACACAGCATCACGGGCCAGGCTCGCCGGATTACAGGACACATAGAGCACCCGAGTTGGTTTCATCTTCTTCAGCCACTTGAGACTCTCATAGGCACCGGCGCGGGCCGGGTCCAGCAGCAGCTTGTCAATCTTGCCGAGCCAGGGCTCGGTGCTGAGATCGGCACTGAGATCGGCGCCGAAAAAGCGCAGCGTCTCAAAGCCATTGTCGGCGGCATTGCTCCTGGCCTGCAGCACCATCTCGGTCACCCCTTCCACGCCCACCACCTCGGCGCCGCGGCTGGCCAGCGGCAGACTGAAATTGCCCACACCACAGAAGAGATCCAGCACCCGCTCGCCGGGCTGTATGTCGAGCCAGTCCATGGCCTGCTGCACCATAGCCTGGTTGATGACGCCATTGACCTGGATAAAGTTGCCCGGGGCAAAGGCCAGTGACAGCTTGCCCTGTTCCAGTTGGTATCTGGGCAGCCGGGCCTCACCATGGAGATATTCCAGCTCACCCTCGTTGTCGACAAACAGCAGGCTTATCTTGTGCTCCTCGGCGAAGGCTTGCAGTTGCTTTCTGTCCGCAGCCACCAGGGGCGCGGTAATCCGCAGCACCAGGAAACGGCCATTGTCGGCCTCAATCAGCTCCACATGCCCCAGGCGCTGTTTGCCCTTAAGGCGATTGAGCACAATTGCCAAAGGCGCAATCAGATCCGACAGGGCTTTGGCCAGTACCGGGCACTGAGAGATGGGCACTACGGCCTTGCTGGCCTCGGCACGGAATCCCAGCTGCAACTGTTGTGTATCCTTGTCGAGCAAGGTGGCCAAACGGGCCCGGCGACGATAGTGCCAACCATCGGCAATCAGAGGATTTTCCAGCGCATCGCTTCCGACACCCGTGCTGCGGGCGAGGATGTTTTCCAGGGCCTGGCTCTTGAATTCACGCTGACTTTCGAGCGACAGGTGCTGCATGTCGCAACCACCACATTCGGCATAATGGGGGCAAGGCGGGGTAATGCGGGCGGCAGATGCGCTTTCAATCTGCAATAATTTGGCCCGGGCATAGTTTTTTTTCTGCTCAATGAGCTGCACCTGCACCCGTTCGCCGGGCAGGGCCCCGGGAATGAACACCCACTTGCCCTCGTGTTCGGCCATACCGGCGCCCAGGTGATCCAACTGGGTCACCTCCAGGCTCAGTTTGGAGGACAGTTTTTTCGATCTGTTTGGTTTTGCTTTAAAAAATTGTGCCATTAAGGTCTCACAATCAATAAATATCTGGTCAAGACAGGTGCCTTTCTGGCAGTCTAATAACCCAATAAGGATATTCTTATCACGGACATACGCAGCCCCATGAACAGCGCCAACAACATGACCAAATACAGTCTGCGTTCCTGGGTTTTGGTGCTCGCGCTGGCCCCCACCATACTGGTGGGTATTCTGCTGGGCAGTTACTTTACCATAAATCGCTTCTATGAGCTCGAAGCAACCCTGATAGAACAGGGCAGTAACATCATAGAGCCCCTGGCCATTGCCAGCGAAGTGGGCCTGGCCGCCAACAACCGGGAAGCAAGCAAACGGCTGCTGGCCGCGGCACAGCTGAACAAGTCCACCCTGGTCAAATCCATCGCCATTTTCGATATCAACAACCAGCTGTTTGTGACCTCCCATTACCACAAGGACTTTGAGGTAATGCGTTACAAGGAGGCCATTACCCAGCTGGCCGGCACCGAACACGAGCAGGTGGGCGATACCCTGATCCTGCGTGCCCCCATCTACAGCTCCATCAAGCCAGGCGCCCTGGACGAGGCTGCTCCTCCCATGGGGGAGACCGAGGTCGAGGGAGATACTGTGCTGATGCCGGACCAGTCCAATGCCAAGCTGCTGGGCTATGTCTCGCTGTTGCTCAACAAGGAAAAGGCGCTGCTGGAACAGCACAGGGCGGCGGTGGCTGCCTTTATCATAGTGCTCATCGGCGTGCAGCTGAACCTGCTGTTTACCTTCCGTCTTGTGAAAAACGTCACCCAGCCCATTACCGAGATGGTGCGGGTGGTGGCCAAGATCCGCGAGGGTAAGCTGGATACCCGCCTTGAGGGCAACCTGATAGGTGAGCTCGACCTGCTCAAACGCGGTATTAACGCCATGGCGGGCTCTTTGTCGGAATACCACGACGAGATGCAACAGAACATTGACCAGGCCACCTCGGATCTGCGGGAAACCCTGGAGCAGATTGAGATCCAGAACGTGGAGCTGGATCTGGCCAAAAAGCGGGCCCTGGAGGCCAGCCGCATCAAATCGGAATTTTTGGCCAACATGTCCCACGAGCTGCGCACCCCGCTGAACGGTGTCATAGGCTTTGCCCGGCAACTGCTGAAAACACCGCTGCATACGAGCCAACTGGAATACATCAAGACCATTGAGCGCAGCGCCACCAACCTGCTCGGCATCATCAACGATATTCTCGACTTCTCCAAGCTGGAAGCCGGCAAAATGGTGCTGGAAAATATGCCCTTTGCCCTGCGCAGCAGCCTGGAAGACACCCTGCGCCTGGTGGCCGGTGCCGCCCGGGAAAAATCGCTGGAGCTGGTGGTCGATATCGACCCCGCCATTCCAGAGAACCTGACCGGTGACGGCATGCGTGTCAGCCAGATAGTCACCAACCTGGTGGGCAATGCCATCAAGTTTACCGACAAGGGCAGCGTGCGCCTGCGGCTCCTGCTGGCGGCCCAGGATGAGGACTCTGTCACCCTGAGGGGTGAAGTCATAGACACGGGCATAGGCATAGAAGAAGGCCAGCAGGAATTGCTGTTCCAGGCCTTTGGCCAGGCCGACTCCTCCATTTCCCGCCGCTTTGGCGGCACCGGCTTAGGATTGGTGATCACCAAGCGCCTGGTGAATCAGATGGGCGGTCAGATTGGTTTCAGCTCAACGCCCGGACGGGGCTCCAGCTTCTGGTTTGTGATCCCGCTGCAATTGAGCCAGTTCCCGATAGCCGACACCCTGCCGCTGAGTAAACTAACCGGCCAGACAGTGTTGCTGTTTGAACCGCGCAAACTCACCCGCAGTGCCATCGCCAACATGCTCAGCCATTGGCAAATGGATCTGGCCACTGCCCAGGATCTGAACTCGCTGCACCATGCTCTCAATGGCAGGCGCTTCCAACATATACTCATGAGCTGCCATGGTTTTGCCGATCTCAAGGCACTCAAACAGCAGATACATGAAGCCAGACAACAAACCGACAACCTGTTGCTACTCAACGACTGCCTGGAACCCGAGGTCTATACCCGTGAGCTCCAGGCTGGGGTTGATCAGCTGGTGGAGTTGCCGCTGATAGAAACCACCCTGGCGCAATTACTGCTGTATCCGGCCGTAGATAGCGGCTATGTACCGCCGCCATTGCCCGAGCCGGTACCCGAGCGGCGTCACGCCCTCAATGTGCTGGCGGTGGATGACAACCTGGCCAACCTGAAATTGATTGATACCCTGCTCAAAGAACTGGTGACCCACGTGGTGGCCGTCGGCAGCGGCGATGAGGCGGTTGCCCTGGCCAAGAGCCGCAGTTTTGATTTGATATTCATGGACATACAAATGCCCGGCACGGATGGGATTACCGCCACCCGCCTTATCCGTCAGGACTCACTCAACCGCAATACCCCCATCATTGCGGTCACGGCCCACGCCATCAACGAGGAACGGGAGCGGATCCTCGGCAGCGGCATGGATGGTTACCTGCCCAAGCCCATAGATGAGGCCGCCCTTAAAGGGGTCATCAGCCGTTGGCTCACCCGCCCCAAGTTTACCCATTTCGACAGCCGCACCCTCAATTGGGAGCTGTGCCTGACCCAGGCCAACCACAAACAGGATCTGGCGCTGGACATGCTGCAGATGCTGGTGGAATCCCTGCCCGATACCGTGGCAAAAATTGAACTGGCGCTCGACCGGCACGACAATGAGCAGATGGTCACTGTGGTGCACAAATTACACGGTGCCAGTTGTTACTGCGGTGTACCCACCACCCAAAAGCTGTGCCAGGACATAGAGTCCAGTCTCAAACGCGGTGGTGACATTAGCGATGTGGAACCGGAAATCCTTGAGTTACTTGATGAACTAACTAAGGTAGAATCGGCGGCAACCCAAGTGATTTCCCAGATGTCAGCGGACCTTCTTCATGAGTGAAAAACCCGGATTCTTCAAACGCCTCAAGGCCTTATCTCTGCCACAGAAGCAGTTGTTTGCCACCGCCCTGTGCCAGCGTATGTATCCCAATTACCAACTGTTCGCCGAGGTGTGTGAGTTCGGCGATGCCAAGCTGCTCGATACGGTGCTGAACCTGTTATGGCAATCCCTGTATGACCGCAAGCTCAAGTTGAATCTGGAAATGTATCTGGAGAAGCTCGACGAAATCACTCCGGACCCGGAAAACTTTGATGTCTATGGAGCCTATCCGGCCATGGATGCAATAGTGGCAGTCAGCGCCCTGCTCGGTGCGCTGCAGAGCAAGATTGAAGAAGACATCACCAATATCAGCAAACTGTCCTCCAGTACGGTCGCCAACTATATTGAAGCCATCAGCGATACCGACCTGGAAGATGATGCGCTGGATGACTTTATCTACGGCCACGAAGCCATGGTGGAAGAGCGGGAACTGCAGGCCTGGTTGCTGGATCTGGTGGAAGACAATCCGGAAATGGATGCCGATTTCATCAAGGCATTGCGCAAGGAGCTGGTGAGTCAAGGGGTGTCCAACATAGGCATCAGCGCCCAATAACCCTTCGACCATAGACGGATGGCGACCCCAGTCGCCATCATGCTAATCTGCCCCCAGTGCATCCAACAGGCCTGTCGAGGAATCCTTAGCCATGTTGATGATTTTACTGCCACTGCTGGCAGTGCTGGCCATAATGCTGCTGGGCGCCCTGGCCCAGCGTTTCAGATGGCTGCCATCCAAAACCGACATTTGGCTCAACGAATACGTCTACTATCTCGCCTTTCCGGCCATCCTCTTTATCAGCCTGGCCAAAACCCCCATAGCCACCATACTTAACGGCCCTTTTATCGCCGCCTACCTGTTGGCCATGGTGCTGACCTATGGCCTATGCCAAAAGCTGTCGCTCCGCTATGGCAGTCACAGTGAGGCCAACATCCGCGCCCTCGCCGTCACCTTTGGCAACACAGCCTTTATCGGCATCCCGGTGCTGATGATGCTGTACCCCGAGGATCCCCTGGCCCTGATGGCCACCGCCATGACCAGCCTGTTATCTGTGGGCATGTTCGCTTTCGCCCTGGTCAGACTGGATCTGGCCCGCAACAACAGCCCCCGCCATCCCCTGCTCACCATGGCGCGCACCCTGGTCACCAATCCCATAGTGCTCGGGTGTCTGGCAGGCATAATGGTTTCGGCATTGACGGTTAAGATCCCATCGTCCCTGGATACAGCACTGCAACTGATAGGCAAAAGCTCAAGTCCCTGTGCCCTGTTTGCCATCGGCATAGTGCTGGCCAAGGCCATGCGGCGCCAAACGGGAGATGGCAGCCGGTTCAGCAGTGCTACTGAGCAGACCCTGATCAATTTTGCCAAGTTGCTGCTGCAACCCCTATTGGCCCTGGTACTGTTTTCCCTTTTCGGGGTAACCGGTGAGCTCAGGGTCATGGGCACCTTGCTGGCCGCCATGCCCACGGCCGCCAGTGTGTATCTGCTGGCCCAGCGCTATCAAACCCTTGATGAACAGTCGGCCCAGTGGATAATGTTGGGGACAGTACTGACGCTGTTGGCGTTGCCGCTTTGGCTGGAAGTACTAAATACATTTTTTATTCAATAAGATAAGTAAATACCTTCGCAAGATCCTCACCCGCATATTTACTGTATATAAAATCAGTATATACTGTTCATCAATACAGTGCTTTGGTGAGTTATTCGACAGGAATTCATTATGCTTTGCCAACTCAGCATCAACAATTTTGCCATTGTCCGCTTTCTTGAACTGGATTTTCGCCCCGGCATGACCAGCATCACAGGCGAAACGGGGGCGGGTAAATCCATTGCCATCGACGCCCTCGGCCTGTGCCTTGGCAACCGTGCCGACGCTGCAGCGGTACGCCCCGGCGCCAGCAAGACCGAAGTCAGCGCCCGCTTCACCCTGGAAGATGTGCCCCTGGCAAAGCGTTGGTTGGAAGACAATGATCTTGAGTTGGATGATGAATGCATCCTGAGGCGCACCATCACCAGCGATGGCCGCTCCCGGGCGTATATTAACGGCAATCCTGTGCCTCTGAGTCAGCTCAAGGCCGTGGGGCAATTCCTTATCGGCATCCACGGTCAGCACGCCCACCACGCTTTGCTGAAGAGCGAGCATCAGCTCAACCTGCTCGACAGCTACGCCAATCACAAACTGCTGAGTGACGCCGTGCTGGCCGCCTACCAACGCTGCCGCCAGGTGGAAGCCGAGCTTGAGTCACTGCAACAATCGCAGCAGGAACGTATTGCCCGCAAACAGCTGTTGCAATATCAGGTGGAAGAACTGGATGAGTTCAACCTGCAGGCCGGCGAGTTTGAAGAAATTGAAGTCGAGCATAAACGTCTGGCCAACGGCACGGCGCTGATTGAAGACTGCCAGCATACCCTGGCGCTGTTGTCTGAGTCCGATGAGGGCAATATCGAATCCCTGCTCAACAAGGCAGTTTCCCTGGCCGCCACCCTGGAAGGCCTGGATCCCACCCTGGCCCCCATTGGCAATATGCTCAATGAGGCCCTGATCCAGGTGCAGGAAAGCAGCAGCGAACTTGGGCGTTACCTGTCAAATCTGGAATTGGATCCCGAGCACTTCGCTTTTCTGGAAGAACGCCTGTCCAAGGCCATGACGCTGGCCCGTAAACACCATGTCGGCGCCGACAAGCTCCATGAGCATCACAGGGCGTTGGCGGACGAACTGCGAACCCTGGACTCGGATGAAGAGCAGCTTGAAGAGCTGGCGGCCCAGGTTGTGGCCAGCCGCGAGGCCTACCTGCAGCAGGCCCAGAAACTGAGCCAAAGCCGCAGCCGCTATGCCAAGGAACTGGATAAACTGGTGACCCAGTCCATCCACGAACTGAATATGCCCAAGGGCAAGTTCAGCATTGAGGTCAACTTCAATCCCGAACTCATGGGCCCCAATGGCAGCGACATTGTGGAGTTTCTGGTGACCACCAACCCGGGCCAGCCCCTGGCGGGACTGGCCAAGGTCGCCTCCGGCGGCGAGCTCAGCCGCATAGGTCTCGGGATCCAGGTGATTACCGCCCGCAAGGTGGCAACCCCCACCTTGATATTTGACGAGGTGGACGTCGGGATCTCCGGTCCCACCGCCGCCGTCGTGGGCCGCATGCTGCGCACCCTGGGTGAATCAACCCAGGTGCTGTGCGTCACCCACCTGCCCCAGGTAGCGGGCAATGGCCATCAGCACATGTTGGTCAACAAGCACAGCAAGGCCGGCCAAACGGAAACGACGATGCAAGCGCTTGATAAGGAACAACGGGTTCAAGAGCTGGCCCGCTTGCTTGGCGGTGACACCATCACCAGCAACACCCTGGCCAACGCCCGCGAACTGTTGGCGGGTTAAAAACCCTTGCAGTCCCCGGGTTCAAGGACCCGGGGGCAAATGCCGGATCCGCGAACCAGAAACATCAGAATTCCCTCCTGTGCTGTCAAGCCAGCGATACAGCAATAAGCCATTCAATATCATTAGCTTACACAAATAGCACCCGCAACTGTCAGGCTGGAGTGCCAATTTAACTTTAAGCTCCATGGCGTCCGCGCCGGCGATACTGATCCAGGTCAAATTTTACCGACCAAATATTACTTAAGCTGCGGCCAATATTTTCCATTGGAGCCACGGCATATGTTGCCCACCATAGAACAGAATTTCGGTCACGCCTACAGCAGTCAACTTCCCGAACTCGGCCACAGCATAGCCAGGTTATTGCGTTTTTTTGGTGTTGAACGCCTGTACGGCGTTGGCGGTGACTTCGTTGCCAACCTGATCAACAGCCTGGCCACAGAGCTGGAGGTACTGCCTTCAAGCAACGAAATGCACGCCGGCTTCAGCGCCTGCGCCCAGGCGGAATTGGCCGGCATGGGGGTTTGCCTGACCACTTATACAGTTGGCAGCCTGCCCTGCGTCAGTGCCGCCGCCCTCGCCCGTACCGAAGGATTACCGGTGATATTCCTCTCCGGGGCACCGGGTGAAAATGAAAACAGCGGTTTGGCACTGCACCACACTGTGCATCCCGGCAGTGGCTGGCACAGGGATCTCGACGCGGCCCTCAATGCCTTTCGGGCACTGGGGATCCGCGCTGAACGTCTTCAGGGCCAGCGTCACAGTGGTCAGCCCAATATTGCTGCCGAGCAATGCCTGGAGCTGCTTAGCTGGGCACTGCTCAATCGCCAGCCCGTGTATATCGAGGTTCCCAGGGATCTGGTATATCAGCCCACCCAGGCGCTGTCGCTGCCAGACTCTCTGGCCACATTGAAAGAAAGTCAGAATCTCAATCTGATGGGGGCCGAGCTCATCGCCGCTGAAATCGCTGCCAAACTGACGGCCGCCAGTCACCCCATGGTATTTCTCGGGGAAAAACTGCGCCTGAATCAGCCACTGCTGGACAGATTGGTGCGTATGTGTGAGCGCCTGCAACTGCCCTACGCCGTCAGCTGGTTTGCCAAAGGTATGGTGGATGAATCAGCCCCCCTGTGCCTTGGCAGTTATAACGGCGTATTCAGCGGCTGCGCCGGCCAGGAGTACATAGATAAAGTAGCCGATTATGTGCTGGAGATAGGCACGGCCATCCTGGCATCGGACACCAACAACGCCTTTGCCAGCGGCACCCACAGAATAGATACCCATAACAACAAAACCATGCTCAAGGGTACGGCCCGTTGGGAAAGGGATATAGTGGCCGTGCTCGATGCACTGGAACAACGCGCCGATCTGCGTCCCTGCGCTAGCGTCTGGTGCAATCAGCAGCAGAAATTGCCTCAGGGTGAACTCGCATCAACCCTGGGCTACGCCAACCTGGCCAGCGCCATTAACCAGGCCCAAAAGGAACTCGACCAGGGCTTTATCTTTATTCCCGAAGTGGGTAATGCCCTGTTCGCCAGCTTTGAACTGCTGGCCCTTGGCAGTCCACTTGGACGCAGTTTCATGGCCAACCCCTGGTATGCGGCCATGGGCACCAGCCTGCCCTACGCCAGGGCTGTGGCTGATGAACTGAGAGCCCGCGGCAAGCAACAACCCTTGCTGCTGCTCACAGGTGACGGTGGTTTCAACTTCCAGGCCAATGAGCTGATTAACCTGCAAAAACAGAATGCCAACCTCATCATCCTTTATATGCGCAACAACATTTTCCATCTGGGAAAGGCCGGTGATGCCCCTATCTATGCCTGTAATGACGAGAGATTCAGCCCTGAGTTGTTGATCCGCGCCTATGGTGGCCAACACCAAAGCTGCGACAGCCAAGCCTCATT is part of the Shewanella cyperi genome and encodes:
- the rlmD gene encoding 23S rRNA (uracil(1939)-C(5))-methyltransferase RlmD, which translates into the protein MAQFFKAKPNRSKKLSSKLSLEVTQLDHLGAGMAEHEGKWVFIPGALPGERVQVQLIEQKKNYARAKLLQIESASAARITPPCPHYAECGGCDMQHLSLESQREFKSQALENILARSTGVGSDALENPLIADGWHYRRRARLATLLDKDTQQLQLGFRAEASKAVVPISQCPVLAKALSDLIAPLAIVLNRLKGKQRLGHVELIEADNGRFLVLRITAPLVAADRKQLQAFAEEHKISLLFVDNEGELEYLHGEARLPRYQLEQGKLSLAFAPGNFIQVNGVINQAMVQQAMDWLDIQPGERVLDLFCGVGNFSLPLASRGAEVVGVEGVTEMVLQARSNAADNGFETLRFFGADLSADLSTEPWLGKIDKLLLDPARAGAYESLKWLKKMKPTRVLYVSCNPASLARDAVLLLDAGYKLTRLGLVDMFPQTHHSEAMALFELAK
- a CDS encoding YjaG family protein codes for the protein MSEKPGFFKRLKALSLPQKQLFATALCQRMYPNYQLFAEVCEFGDAKLLDTVLNLLWQSLYDRKLKLNLEMYLEKLDEITPDPENFDVYGAYPAMDAIVAVSALLGALQSKIEEDITNISKLSSSTVANYIEAISDTDLEDDALDDFIYGHEAMVEERELQAWLLDLVEDNPEMDADFIKALRKELVSQGVSNIGISAQ
- the mazG gene encoding nucleoside triphosphate pyrophosphohydrolase, whose amino-acid sequence is MTQSIHSDIQPLLDIMQKLRDPDTGCPWDKAQSFATIVPFTLEEAYEVADTIERMDLQELPDELGDLLFQVVFYCQLGKEQGLFDFGEVVKRICAKLTSRHPHVFGELAVSSSEQVKDNWEAIKATERRAKDKHSVLDDVPLSLPSLSRALKIQKRVARVGFDWPDLDPVVAKVHEEIEEVLAETRAATVDREALTAEVGDLLFAVANLSRHLGIDPELALRQANRKFETRFRAVEELACADGKSLTDHDLASLDAFWDQVKLAEKSAD
- the relA gene encoding GTP diphosphokinase — encoded protein: MVSVREAHFNDPDFHLDQWVARYVEEPAEAAMLLELLRTVEALPVKDKVAHQALLARAREMIEILAPLNMDIETLQAAVLFTVQEAGLLKHDKLCEQFGERLGKLVASVVTMNAISTLKLNNLGRDNESQIDNIRKMLLAMVEDVRAVVIKLAERVCLLRAVKNADEETRVLLAREIADIYAPLANRLGIGQLKWELEDISFRYLHPETYMEIAKQLDGKRIDRETFIDRFVSDLQAKLDEEHIRAKVYGRPKHIYSIWRKMKGKHLKFDELFDVRAVRIVTDRLQDCYGALGVVHTLYHHIPREFDDYVANPKPNGYQSIHTVVVGPEGKTVEIQIRTEAMHQDAELGVAAHWKYKEGHAGKQSGYEEKINWLRKILQWQEDVVESGNLVEEIRSQVFEDRVYVFTPSGEVVDLPAGSTVLDFAYYIHSQVGHKCIGAKVDGRIVPFTYQVETGERIEIITSKHPNPKRDWLNPNLGYIKTSRARSKIQHWFKQQDRDKNLAAGREMLESELGRVGLTLKDVGSAIERFNMTNMDDLLAAIGGGDVRLNQVVNHVQSRMRVHEISDEEAVEDLVKKGQLKPITKSRDQIEVNGVGNLLSHIAQCCRPVPGDEIFGFITKGRGISVHRADCEQVKELMRAHPERSVDVVWGENYSGGYKIRLRVLANDRTGLLRDLTSVLAAEKSNVLAMSSSSDIKTQTAAIELELELYNVDGLSRVLSKLGQVDGVIEARRL
- the barA gene encoding two-component sensor histidine kinase BarA, translated to MNSANNMTKYSLRSWVLVLALAPTILVGILLGSYFTINRFYELEATLIEQGSNIIEPLAIASEVGLAANNREASKRLLAAAQLNKSTLVKSIAIFDINNQLFVTSHYHKDFEVMRYKEAITQLAGTEHEQVGDTLILRAPIYSSIKPGALDEAAPPMGETEVEGDTVLMPDQSNAKLLGYVSLLLNKEKALLEQHRAAVAAFIIVLIGVQLNLLFTFRLVKNVTQPITEMVRVVAKIREGKLDTRLEGNLIGELDLLKRGINAMAGSLSEYHDEMQQNIDQATSDLRETLEQIEIQNVELDLAKKRALEASRIKSEFLANMSHELRTPLNGVIGFARQLLKTPLHTSQLEYIKTIERSATNLLGIINDILDFSKLEAGKMVLENMPFALRSSLEDTLRLVAGAAREKSLELVVDIDPAIPENLTGDGMRVSQIVTNLVGNAIKFTDKGSVRLRLLLAAQDEDSVTLRGEVIDTGIGIEEGQQELLFQAFGQADSSISRRFGGTGLGLVITKRLVNQMGGQIGFSSTPGRGSSFWFVIPLQLSQFPIADTLPLSKLTGQTVLLFEPRKLTRSAIANMLSHWQMDLATAQDLNSLHHALNGRRFQHILMSCHGFADLKALKQQIHEARQQTDNLLLLNDCLEPEVYTRELQAGVDQLVELPLIETTLAQLLLYPAVDSGYVPPPLPEPVPERRHALNVLAVDDNLANLKLIDTLLKELVTHVVAVGSGDEAVALAKSRSFDLIFMDIQMPGTDGITATRLIRQDSLNRNTPIIAVTAHAINEERERILGSGMDGYLPKPIDEAALKGVISRWLTRPKFTHFDSRTLNWELCLTQANHKQDLALDMLQMLVESLPDTVAKIELALDRHDNEQMVTVVHKLHGASCYCGVPTTQKLCQDIESSLKRGGDISDVEPEILELLDELTKVESAATQVISQMSADLLHE
- a CDS encoding AEC family transporter, translating into MMILLPLLAVLAIMLLGALAQRFRWLPSKTDIWLNEYVYYLAFPAILFISLAKTPIATILNGPFIAAYLLAMVLTYGLCQKLSLRYGSHSEANIRALAVTFGNTAFIGIPVLMMLYPEDPLALMATAMTSLLSVGMFAFALVRLDLARNNSPRHPLLTMARTLVTNPIVLGCLAGIMVSALTVKIPSSLDTALQLIGKSSSPCALFAIGIVLAKAMRRQTGDGSRFSSATEQTLINFAKLLLQPLLALVLFSLFGVTGELRVMGTLLAAMPTAASVYLLAQRYQTLDEQSAQWIMLGTVLTLLALPLWLEVLNTFFIQ